Below is a window of Populus alba chromosome 2, ASM523922v2, whole genome shotgun sequence DNA.
TTTTCGATTTTTAATTTCAGGTCGAAAGATCGCTCGCAATGTTATGACTATGGCTACAGGAGAGGCCCCAGTAGAAGTCGCTTCAGCTGAGCTTCCAGAGATTGTCAAGACAGTTCAAGAAGCTGTAAGAAATCTTCCTCTCATGAAACGTGCTTTAATTAAGtttggtaaattttttatttgaatctgtTATCGGTGGACAGTGGGATAAAGTTGAAGACAAATATGCAGTGAGTTCACTTGTAGTTGCTGGTGGAGTTGCACTTTGGGGCTCGGCTGGGTTGATCTCGGTGAGCTGCTTCGCCAATTGCACTTTTTTCCCAATGTTATTTCTTTAAGTCCCCTTACCTGCCTTTGGCATTGATCTTtccctttaaattaaattgaagaggTTAAAGTGTTCATGTACCAGGCAATTGAGAGGCTTCCTTTGATTCCTGGAGCTCTTGAGCTTGTTGGAATTGGCTACACTGGAGTAAGTagtattttctcaatttttctattttgatttatataagaAGACAAATTATATTATGTAGATTTCATTTTCCTTCCTGCATCTGAGGGCTTTGATATCATCAACATCCAACAAATGCCTCCAACGTTGATGGAATAATGTAGGATATAGGAGCCTGTGTGAATATCAGCACATCATCTTAACAATCCTCAACTTAATTGCTCCTTTTTTTCGTCTATGATGTCTGAAAACTtaaaatttgttgtttataCAGTGTGTGGCctaacaatataatatttttctaatgtgTCATACATCACCTGTTTTTCTTTCCAGTGGTTTGCATACAAGAATCTGGTTTTCAAACCTGACAGGTAAGTGTATGCTTGCTACACAACCACCTAGAAATTGGTGCAAAAATGCATCATGTTTGTCTCACTAATTTTATGTTAATACACATGGGAAAATTGCAGGGAAGCTTTgattgcaaaaataaaagacaCATACAAGGAAGTAATTGGTAGCAGCTAAAGGAAGCCAGTTGAAACACTGCTACAATGAGATGAACTTTCGGttttctcaaaaagaaaaaaggaatcaTGCTGCTTTGTGCATGAACATGTTGCCTTGCTTCATTTTGTTTACATAAGCTTCTAACCAGAGTAAATCCATGTAATGAACCTTTATCTTGAAgatacatgtaattaaatattttgcttCCTCACCCTTGGAATTAGTTATGCCCATAATCACCTTCTAGGAGGAAGGTCTAGAGCAGCTATGTTTATCTAAGTACCTTGCGGCCATGTTTTGCTCTCTCCCTTTGTGTGCTAGCAAAGCAATTCAGCTTGTTTCTTTGGGTTTGCAATGTATGAAGACTCCACATCAAAATTTTGTATTACCTAAATTAGAGAAGAATCTGACCAAAAGCATCTGGGAAACATTTACTGAACACACACATATAAGGATTTGATTAACATCGACCTCGGCTAAATATATATGGTTCAGTTCACCATTCACAACAAAAACTATGCTTGGCTTGGCGATAAACAAGTTCACAAAACCATGGTTTTCATAAATCTGAGGCTCTAAATGTAGGCAAAGAAAAGAGTTACCCAAATTTTGTTTTACAAGAATCTGTTGCCAGAATTTGCTTATAAAGAAAAAACGCTCATCTTGTGGTTAATCTCAAAGCCTAAACAAAAATTAGATATGCGCCCTAcataaaagcaatgacaaaagctAGTTAAAACTCCATGGACCCATGGTGATATCACTGGGTGAATTGCCCCGCGAGATGCCGCGGGGTGCAAAGTGAACAGTATAAGAAGTAAGTTGTCACGAAGATGATCAGACAGAGAAtggaatgaaatgaaaaaaacattgaaagcgTCGAGGCTGAGCAACCAAATGTAGAAGGCTATAACTGCGCTGTCTTAACAATCCAAGAAAGCTAGAGCATTAAACATTTTTAGTGTAAATTATGTCTGCAAAGCTAGTGCAGCACTGTTTGAAGTAGTGTAACAAGATAAGCCACCAGGGATAGAAGTGGGATGGCTGGTTCGGGATATCACGTGATCGTGAGATTCGTATTGATATATTTTctcattaatcttaaaaattttaaagcttTACTATTCTTTTTAgtcaaaatatcataaactaAAGGTGCACCAGATACAAACTCTACAATATCCATATCTATTGTTTcttgataataaattttaaaaattgtaatCCTCTTTTCTacttctttcaatattttttttgtctagaAATCCCTACTCCTAATTCATATATCTCTTTGAACTCCATTCATTAActtgaatttctttcttaactCTAATTCTAATCCTTGATGGGTaatcataataaattcatttcaaGAATTATAGCCTAACATTTTCCCTTGCTTCCATGAACTGATGCAAACTCTATGGATATAAAGATCCATCAACCTGCAAAAAAATTGTTATCCTTCCAAGAAAGATAAGCTTCAGCTTGATCCAACAAGAACTTTATCCTAAAAAATCAAGACTATACAGAAGACCACCCCCACCTTCCACCTTTATTAAGATGCGAATGAGAGGTATAGAAAACGCCATGAAGATTGATCAATCCTTTAATAAGTTTGAGTAATTCAATCAAGAATTAAAGTACAGGAATAACTTATAGAGCACACACAATATGCAGCAACTTTGTTATTATTGTCAAAACTGAATAAAatctttacataaaaatatttgaatataaaCCCTAAAACTAATGGGTTAGACATGCATCCAATTTAAATAAagcccaaactaattaaaattaggtttaaaataataaaaataaataaaataatggtcTAAGATTATTTTTCACCATTTTCCATATATGATAGTGAAAAACACCTAAGAGAAATAATTGTTGAAGAATCCTTGCTGAACAAATGCCTAATGCCTtacaaaatatgaattaatttatgACCAATTAATTCTTATTGTTTGATGTGGAATACTTGTAATAAGTCAACCAAAGGTTGCCATATGATTTTCTAATAGCATTAAAGACTCCTGAATGGAATTCATAGCTTTTAAGGAAACaatatcttttctatttttgcaCAATTTAGACCTAACTTCAAACACGTTGTTCTCTTTTATATAAGTAAATTAACAAGTCTACCATATATGGATAGAAATGTACAAATGTTTATTTTCTAACCAAATTGGAATCACATCCAAAATCCTTTTGTAGCTCCAAATATAAACCAAAAGATAGACAAAGGCTTAGATTGGGAGATTTGAACATTTTTAACTCAAGTCTCTTAACTTAGCTCATCAAATTCTTCTTGGATACAATTTCTTTTAGGCCTTAAAAGAAACCCAATAGACACTTCTAATGATCCTTTGATGTTGCAGCCAGGATCGTATCATGAACCTATTTAGATATCGTTTAACAATTTGCTCAAAATATTGCTTCAATTTCACCAAATCAGCCAAAACAAATTCTGATTCTGTTCTAAAGAAGCGAGCTTGGATTATTGTCTACATATCATTCCAACCTTGGACTGAATTTGGCAGCAATTTTATGTACCAGGTAAAAGAATTTTCGATTAAAGAATTtggaaatgatattaattttaaaaagtcagAATCAAATGCTTTCTTACATTGGCAAAAATTCTTGTTATATGTTTTATAGCAAACACAATCCTTTAGCCATTAAACAAAGTAAAATCTAGAAGCTTGAAATTATTAGGATAAATATATATCCTATCAATGTAATCTGGTTTTCTAAATGTTATCCTATGTATTTGTTAAATTCTAGGTCTATAAGCTTATTCCACTATCTCTAGAATATACTCCGGATCAACTTTATTTTGAAATCCATTCATTTCTTAGTTATTTGGAATCATTATCTCATCTATATCTTTTA
It encodes the following:
- the LOC118063467 gene encoding protein CURVATURE THYLAKOID 1B, chloroplastic, which encodes MASTSSTPLSISSSSGLIDAKASRQSAVASPQCVSLPTLPPPPVQPQNRPWKAATYCRKIARNVMTMATGEAPVEVASAELPEIVKTVQEAWDKVEDKYAVSSLVVAGGVALWGSAGLISAIERLPLIPGALELVGIGYTGWFAYKNLVFKPDREALIAKIKDTYKEVIGSS